In Micromonospora sp. NBC_01813, the following are encoded in one genomic region:
- a CDS encoding metallophosphoesterase family protein, with the protein MSDEQTVDRKGSGRRLTHAGRRIGSAARVTGRGLGRAARSRATRRIGVALAVVAVSLAGVVLGLLLGARADVEIGPFSAEMSVTPAVNGGTTVAIPPLGSLHVDSHQGPIQLSIQLGSLDQVRTLALLDDPAAITRASQTVVGDVTDGVLRLGIRTIAVAVLTTLILAALVFRDTRRVAWSGTLALLITGGSIGVAALTIRPEAIEEPRYEGLLVNAPAVVGDVQQIASNYNRYAEQLQHIVTNVSRIYTTVSTLPVYEAAEGTTRVLHVSDMHLNPTGWPMIRTVVEQFDIDLVIDTGDMTDWGSEPEATYVASIAQLDVPYVFIRGNHDSIRTQEAVAGQPNAIVLDNEITTVAGLTIAGIGDPRFTPDKQTSPADGGLSRPVAEQVIGVGEQLAATVRGSAEPVDIALVHDPVSAGPLSGTTPLVLAGHTHNREVRQLAQIPGEQSTLLMVEGSTGGAGLRGLEGEEPTPLAMSVLYFDAEQRLQAHDDIKVGGTGQAQVTLERHVIAGPVEPDPVDPSATPIPDPADPGAEPGSPVPGPPAPSPS; encoded by the coding sequence ATGAGCGACGAGCAGACAGTTGACCGGAAGGGCTCCGGTCGACGACTGACCCACGCCGGGCGGCGGATCGGCTCCGCCGCCCGCGTCACCGGTCGCGGGCTCGGACGGGCCGCCCGGTCGCGAGCGACCCGACGGATCGGCGTCGCACTGGCCGTTGTCGCGGTGAGCCTGGCCGGCGTCGTCCTCGGGCTACTGCTCGGTGCCCGTGCCGATGTCGAGATCGGCCCGTTCAGCGCAGAAATGTCAGTGACACCAGCGGTCAATGGCGGCACCACCGTCGCCATCCCGCCGCTCGGATCGCTACACGTGGACAGCCACCAGGGCCCCATCCAGCTCTCCATCCAGCTCGGCTCCCTCGACCAGGTCCGCACCCTCGCGCTGCTCGACGACCCGGCCGCGATCACCCGGGCCAGCCAGACCGTGGTCGGCGACGTCACCGACGGGGTGCTGCGACTCGGCATCCGTACCATCGCGGTCGCCGTGCTGACCACGCTGATCCTCGCCGCGCTGGTCTTCCGCGACACCCGCCGGGTCGCCTGGTCCGGCACCCTCGCGCTGCTGATCACCGGCGGCAGCATCGGCGTCGCCGCGCTGACCATCCGCCCCGAGGCGATCGAGGAGCCACGCTACGAAGGACTGCTGGTCAACGCGCCGGCCGTGGTCGGCGACGTGCAGCAGATCGCCAGCAACTACAACCGGTACGCCGAGCAGCTGCAGCACATCGTGACCAACGTCAGCCGGATCTACACGACGGTCTCCACGCTGCCGGTGTACGAGGCGGCCGAAGGCACCACCCGGGTGTTGCACGTGTCGGACATGCACCTCAACCCGACCGGCTGGCCGATGATCCGGACCGTGGTCGAGCAGTTCGACATCGACCTGGTGATCGACACCGGGGACATGACCGACTGGGGCAGCGAACCGGAAGCCACCTACGTCGCCTCGATCGCGCAGTTGGACGTGCCGTACGTCTTCATCCGGGGCAACCACGACTCGATCCGCACCCAGGAGGCGGTGGCCGGTCAGCCGAACGCGATCGTGCTGGACAACGAGATCACCACGGTCGCCGGACTGACCATCGCCGGCATCGGCGACCCCCGGTTCACTCCGGACAAGCAGACCAGCCCGGCCGACGGCGGGCTGTCCAGGCCGGTCGCCGAGCAGGTCATCGGGGTCGGCGAGCAGCTCGCGGCGACGGTCCGCGGCTCCGCCGAGCCGGTCGACATCGCCCTGGTGCACGACCCGGTGTCGGCCGGGCCGCTGTCCGGCACCACCCCACTGGTGCTTGCCGGGCACACCCACAACCGGGAGGTCCGCCAGCTCGCTCAGATACCGGGCGAGCAGTCGACCCTGCTGATGGTGGAGGGCTCGACCGGCGGCGCCGGACTGCGCGGCCTCGAAGGCGAGGAGCCGACCCCGCTGGCCATGTCGGTGCTGTACTTCGACGCCGAGCAGCGCCTGCAGGCACATGACGACATCAAGGTCGGCGGCACCGGCCAGGCACAGGTCACCCTGGAGCGGCACGTGATCGCCGGCCCGGTCGAGCCGGACCCGGTGGACCCGTCGGCGACCCCGATACCCGACCCGGCCGACCCCGGGGCCGAACCGGGCAGCCCGGTCCCCGGCCCACCGGCACCCAGCCCTTCCTGA
- a CDS encoding DUF2000 domain-containing protein — MDDTIPPVRFDTKIAVLIRDDLATWQRLNATAFLVSGISTAAPEVIGEPYADADGTAYLPMFRQPVLVFCGGKELLTAAHRRGIDRGLTMSVFTSDLFATGHDEANRAAVRAVPADQLDLVGLAVYGPRNAVDKTTKGARMHP; from the coding sequence ATGGACGACACGATCCCACCGGTACGGTTCGACACCAAGATCGCGGTGCTGATCCGCGACGATCTCGCCACCTGGCAGCGGCTCAACGCCACGGCATTCCTGGTCAGCGGGATCAGCACCGCCGCGCCCGAGGTGATCGGCGAGCCGTACGCCGATGCCGACGGCACCGCGTACCTGCCGATGTTCCGCCAACCGGTGCTGGTCTTCTGCGGCGGCAAGGAGTTGCTGACCGCCGCGCACCGGCGGGGGATCGACCGGGGGTTGACGATGTCGGTGTTCACCAGTGACCTCTTCGCCACCGGCCACGACGAGGCGAACCGGGCGGCGGTGCGGGCCGTACCCGCAGATCAGCTCGACCTGGTCGGCCTGGCGGTGTACGGCCCGCGCAACGCGGTGGACAAGACGACCAAGGGTGCCCGGATGCACCCCTGA
- a CDS encoding helix-turn-helix transcriptional regulator produces MSAGRAESVRAWRPAVPGVAEVFHARFTAHQYPMHTHSAWTLLIIDDGAVRYDLDRHARDALTDLVTLLPPDVPHNGAAATTAGFRKRVLYLDDSQLPADLVGAAVDAPGVPDPRLRRFIHRAHLALDQRGDEFAAESYLKLALERLRRHLGQAVPSSARGGEDAGPRRGAPRRVGPAYRLRELLDARITAGLTLDEAAALLHFDPAYLVRVFSREFGMPPHRYLTACRVDRARRLLLDGAPVGVAATEAGFFDQSHLTRHFTRIVGLPPGRFARSSRS; encoded by the coding sequence ATGTCGGCTGGTCGAGCCGAATCGGTGCGGGCCTGGCGGCCAGCGGTGCCCGGGGTCGCCGAGGTCTTCCACGCCCGGTTCACCGCCCACCAGTACCCGATGCACACGCACAGCGCCTGGACGCTGCTGATCATCGACGACGGCGCGGTCCGCTACGACCTGGACCGACACGCACGCGACGCGCTGACCGACCTGGTCACCCTGCTGCCGCCGGACGTGCCGCACAACGGGGCGGCGGCCACCACCGCAGGTTTCCGCAAACGGGTCCTCTACCTCGACGACAGTCAGCTGCCGGCGGACCTGGTCGGCGCGGCGGTGGACGCGCCGGGTGTGCCGGACCCCCGACTACGGCGGTTCATCCATCGGGCACATCTGGCGCTGGATCAGCGGGGCGACGAGTTCGCCGCCGAGAGCTACCTCAAGCTGGCGTTGGAACGGCTGCGCCGGCATCTCGGGCAGGCGGTGCCGTCGTCGGCGCGGGGCGGCGAGGATGCCGGGCCACGGCGGGGCGCGCCACGACGGGTCGGGCCCGCGTACCGGTTGCGGGAGTTGTTGGATGCGCGGATCACCGCCGGGCTCACCCTCGACGAGGCCGCCGCGCTGCTGCATTTCGATCCGGCATATCTGGTACGCGTGTTCAGCCGCGAGTTCGGCATGCCGCCGCACCGCTACCTGACCGCCTGCCGGGTCGACCGGGCCCGGCGGCTGCTGCTCGACGGGGCTCCGGTCGGCGTCGCGGCGACCGAGGCGGGTTTCTTCGACCAGTCCCACCTGACCCGGCATTTCACCAGGATCGTCGGCCTCCCACCGGGTCGTTTCGCCCGATCATCAAGATCATAA
- a CDS encoding helix-turn-helix domain-containing protein, producing the protein MSGSASAYLVSELRRRRELAGLSQDQWGATLHWSGQHVGAVERGERPIRLDYLTAIDKVFNCDYSTLYTLLLRAERAPVWLRPWLEHEREAIMLRWFEPLLVPGLLQTEAYARAILAQAGVMIDDVDTTVADRLSRQEILHRDERPTRFVGVIDEAVLTRAVGGPAVMREQILALIAACARPNISIQVVPAQVGAYPGLNGPFILASLEGRSAGFVDGPLEGQTIELEADLTKLEHTWESLREYALPGDQSVALMQEAAERWA; encoded by the coding sequence ATGTCTGGATCCGCAAGTGCTTATCTGGTATCGGAGCTGCGTCGGCGACGCGAGTTGGCCGGGCTCAGCCAGGATCAGTGGGGTGCCACCCTGCACTGGTCGGGCCAGCACGTCGGCGCGGTCGAGCGCGGCGAGCGCCCGATCCGGCTCGACTATCTGACCGCCATCGACAAGGTCTTCAACTGCGACTACTCGACCCTCTACACGCTGCTGCTGCGGGCCGAGCGGGCACCGGTCTGGCTGCGCCCGTGGCTGGAGCACGAACGCGAGGCGATCATGCTGCGCTGGTTCGAGCCGCTGCTGGTGCCCGGTCTGTTGCAGACCGAGGCGTACGCCCGCGCGATCCTCGCCCAGGCCGGCGTGATGATCGACGACGTCGACACCACCGTCGCCGACCGACTCAGCCGTCAGGAGATCCTGCACCGCGACGAGCGACCGACCCGCTTCGTCGGGGTGATCGACGAGGCTGTGCTGACCCGGGCGGTCGGCGGACCGGCGGTGATGCGCGAGCAGATCCTGGCGCTGATCGCGGCCTGTGCCCGGCCGAACATCTCGATCCAGGTGGTGCCGGCCCAGGTCGGCGCCTACCCGGGGCTCAACGGCCCGTTCATCCTGGCCAGTCTGGAGGGCCGGTCGGCGGGCTTCGTCGACGGGCCGCTGGAGGGCCAGACCATCGAGTTGGAGGCCGATCTGACCAAACTGGAGCACACCTGGGAGTCGCTGCGGGAGTACGCTCTGCCCGGTGACCAATCCGTGGCGTTGATGCAGGAGGCGGCAGAAAGATGGGCATGA
- a CDS encoding DUF397 domain-containing protein yields MGMTSDPRPAWRTSSRSNGTGGACVEVADNLPGRILVRDSKDRTGGTLTFSPTAWQTFVTHTGQ; encoded by the coding sequence ATGGGCATGACGAGCGATCCACGACCGGCCTGGCGGACCAGCAGTCGCAGCAACGGCACCGGCGGCGCGTGCGTCGAAGTCGCCGACAACCTGCCCGGCCGAATCCTGGTCCGCGACAGCAAGGACCGCACCGGCGGCACCCTCACCTTCTCCCCCACCGCCTGGCAAACTTTCGTCACCCACACCGGCCAGTAG
- the gatB gene encoding Asp-tRNA(Asn)/Glu-tRNA(Gln) amidotransferase subunit GatB: MSTTALPTYEDVVARYEPVIGLETHVELGTNTKMFCGCPTEFGAEPNTQVCPVCLGLPGSLPVANKAAIEATIQIGLALNCSIASWCRFARKNYFYPDMPKNYQISQYDEPLCVDGWLDVEVDGELVRIGIERVHLEEDTGKTLHVGGATGRIQGATESLVDFNRAGIPLVEIVTKPIPGTGDRAPQVARAYVTELRDVIRSLHVSDVRMEQGSLRCDVNTSLTPVGQTEWGTRTETKNVNSLRSVERAVRAEMLRQASVLDTGGRIVQETRHFHEDSGDTTSGRSKETATDYRYFPEPDLVPLAPDADWVAELKAALPELPRLHRKRLQEQWGLTDHDMQSVVNAGAVELIEQTIAAGTTPAGARKWWLGELARRANETGTDLAALGVTPGHVAELQGLVDAGKLNDKLARTVLEAVVAGEGTPTEVMTARGLGVVSDTGALTAAVDEAIAANPDIAAKVRDGKVAAAGALVGAVMKTTKGQADARTVRELILSRLGAQA, translated from the coding sequence ATGAGCACGACCGCGTTGCCCACGTACGAGGATGTCGTCGCCCGCTACGAGCCGGTGATCGGCCTGGAGACGCACGTCGAGCTGGGCACCAACACCAAGATGTTCTGCGGCTGCCCGACCGAGTTCGGCGCTGAGCCGAACACCCAGGTCTGCCCGGTCTGCCTCGGGCTGCCCGGCTCGCTGCCGGTGGCAAACAAGGCGGCGATCGAGGCGACGATCCAGATCGGGCTGGCGCTGAACTGCTCGATCGCCAGCTGGTGCCGGTTCGCCCGGAAGAACTACTTCTACCCGGACATGCCGAAGAACTATCAGATCAGCCAGTACGACGAGCCGCTGTGCGTGGACGGCTGGCTGGACGTCGAGGTGGACGGCGAACTGGTGCGCATCGGCATCGAACGGGTGCACCTGGAGGAGGACACCGGTAAGACGCTGCACGTCGGTGGCGCGACCGGGCGGATCCAGGGGGCGACCGAGTCGTTGGTCGACTTCAACCGGGCCGGCATCCCGCTGGTGGAAATCGTCACGAAGCCGATCCCGGGCACCGGGGACCGGGCGCCGCAGGTGGCCCGCGCGTACGTCACCGAACTGCGGGACGTGATTCGTTCGCTGCACGTCTCCGACGTACGGATGGAGCAGGGCTCGTTGCGCTGCGACGTCAACACGTCGCTCACCCCGGTCGGCCAGACCGAGTGGGGCACCCGCACCGAGACCAAGAACGTCAACTCGCTGCGGTCGGTGGAGCGGGCGGTACGTGCGGAGATGCTGCGCCAGGCGTCGGTGCTCGACACCGGTGGCCGGATCGTGCAGGAGACCCGGCACTTCCACGAGGACAGCGGCGACACCACGTCGGGCCGGTCCAAGGAGACCGCCACCGACTACCGCTACTTCCCGGAGCCGGACCTGGTGCCGCTCGCCCCGGACGCAGACTGGGTGGCCGAGTTGAAGGCCGCTCTGCCGGAGCTGCCCCGGCTGCACCGCAAGCGGCTGCAGGAGCAGTGGGGGCTGACCGACCACGACATGCAGTCGGTGGTGAACGCCGGTGCGGTCGAGCTGATCGAGCAGACCATCGCCGCCGGCACCACCCCGGCCGGGGCCCGCAAGTGGTGGCTGGGTGAGCTGGCCCGGCGGGCCAACGAGACCGGCACCGACCTGGCCGCCCTCGGGGTCACCCCGGGGCACGTGGCCGAGCTGCAGGGGCTGGTCGACGCAGGCAAGCTCAACGACAAGCTGGCCCGTACTGTGCTGGAAGCGGTGGTCGCCGGGGAAGGCACCCCGACCGAGGTGATGACCGCTCGTGGTCTCGGCGTGGTCTCCGACACGGGTGCGTTGACCGCGGCCGTCGACGAGGCGATCGCCGCCAACCCGGACATCGCGGCGAAGGTCCGTGACGGCAAGGTGGCGGCGGCCGGGGCGCTGGTCGGCGCGGTGATGAAGACGACCAAGGGGCAGGCGGACGCGCGTACCGTGCGGGAGTTGATCCTGTCCCGCCTCGGCGCGCAGGCCTGA
- a CDS encoding DUF4276 family protein has translation MRYLSTALISEGLSDDRFLPRLLARSLEELCLTEFDETVYVADVQPLRARPGPVGIDDVISLADRSDGAFTIVFFHRDQGANAERVRREWLEPLRKRWADRREQLVAVVPVRETEAWLLADGQALRDALGVRWSDVEMGLPGSPRQVEQIADPKRVLNDVMRRVSRSVGDHLGQLGERVDMERLQQVPAYRRWWDDTRDALTALGYRADR, from the coding sequence ATGCGCTACCTCTCAACCGCACTGATCTCCGAAGGCCTCAGCGATGACCGCTTCCTGCCCCGGCTGCTGGCGCGCTCGCTGGAAGAACTGTGCCTGACCGAGTTCGACGAGACGGTGTACGTCGCCGACGTACAACCGCTGCGGGCCCGGCCTGGCCCGGTCGGCATCGACGACGTGATCAGCTTGGCCGACCGCAGCGACGGCGCCTTCACAATTGTCTTCTTTCACCGTGACCAGGGTGCGAACGCCGAACGGGTGCGCCGGGAGTGGTTGGAACCGCTCCGGAAGCGTTGGGCCGACCGCCGGGAGCAACTCGTCGCGGTGGTCCCGGTCCGGGAGACAGAGGCCTGGCTACTCGCCGACGGGCAGGCACTGCGCGACGCCCTCGGTGTCCGGTGGTCTGATGTCGAAATGGGGCTGCCGGGCAGCCCACGTCAGGTCGAGCAGATCGCTGACCCGAAAAGGGTGCTGAACGACGTCATGCGTCGGGTCAGTAGGTCCGTCGGGGACCACCTCGGCCAACTCGGCGAGCGGGTAGATATGGAAAGGCTGCAGCAGGTGCCGGCGTACCGGCGGTGGTGGGACGACACCCGGGATGCGCTGACCGCGCTTGGTTACCGGGCGGACCGATGA
- a CDS encoding AAA family ATPase codes for MLTRIEIDGFKSFRDFTLDVPPFLVIIGRNAAGKSNLFDAIQFLSRLADDPLLEAAQQMRGEVPDLFHRHTDSSQMPVMTFAVEVLLGSSVTDAFGDTAEVNHSRLRYELAIELRLTSSSGTRRPYVVREAAYRIPKSDDAALRASIPRWKQVASYRGGGRELLETEQDEQGRAVFSIRQQGNQGRKRKLPATAATATVLSSLTTATDFPLLYALKRELQSWRLLHLDPSALRTPDSYDDPDSLAPNGAHLANTLRYLAAETGTEDRPEGALNDLSADVSEVIPGVVGVRLAEDEARRQRQVEVVTRDEAPFSARVASDGTLRAIALLAALYDPRGAGLICFEEPENGIFPQRLAQFVLYLRALVERSLEQRDETDGKRLTQLILSSHSPAILRALKRGQDGGRLDAVYLDVVTRVRKGEPRSRITRSRLIGGDQLALDLEGPSGVVTKAEIAEFEVLETLDR; via the coding sequence GTGCTGACCCGGATCGAGATCGACGGCTTCAAGTCGTTCCGCGACTTCACGCTGGACGTGCCGCCGTTTCTCGTGATCATCGGGCGGAACGCGGCCGGCAAGTCGAACCTGTTCGATGCGATCCAGTTCCTGTCCCGGCTCGCCGACGATCCGCTGCTGGAAGCCGCCCAGCAGATGCGTGGGGAAGTCCCCGATCTGTTCCATCGGCACACCGACAGCAGCCAGATGCCGGTGATGACCTTCGCGGTCGAGGTGCTGCTGGGATCATCGGTGACCGACGCGTTCGGCGACACCGCCGAGGTCAACCACTCCCGGCTGCGTTACGAACTGGCGATCGAGCTACGGCTCACTAGTAGCAGCGGCACCCGTCGGCCGTACGTGGTACGGGAGGCCGCCTACCGGATCCCCAAGTCCGATGATGCCGCGTTGCGGGCATCGATCCCGCGATGGAAGCAGGTGGCCAGCTATCGCGGCGGTGGTCGGGAGCTGCTGGAGACCGAGCAGGACGAGCAAGGGCGCGCGGTCTTCAGCATCCGGCAGCAGGGCAACCAGGGCCGTAAGCGGAAGTTGCCGGCGACGGCGGCGACCGCGACCGTGCTGTCCAGCCTGACCACCGCCACCGACTTCCCGCTGTTGTACGCGCTGAAACGGGAGCTGCAGTCGTGGCGGTTGCTGCATCTCGACCCGAGCGCGTTGCGAACCCCGGACTCATACGACGATCCGGACAGCCTCGCACCCAATGGCGCACACCTAGCCAACACGTTGCGCTACCTGGCGGCGGAGACGGGCACCGAGGACCGGCCCGAGGGCGCGTTGAACGACCTCTCTGCCGATGTGTCCGAAGTGATACCGGGAGTGGTCGGGGTCCGCCTCGCCGAGGACGAGGCGCGCCGGCAGCGTCAGGTCGAAGTGGTCACCCGAGACGAGGCGCCGTTCTCGGCCCGGGTTGCCTCCGATGGAACGCTGCGCGCGATCGCGCTGCTCGCCGCGCTCTACGATCCGCGTGGTGCCGGGCTGATCTGTTTCGAGGAGCCAGAGAACGGCATTTTCCCGCAGCGGCTGGCCCAGTTCGTTCTATACCTGCGGGCGCTTGTCGAACGGTCGCTGGAGCAGCGGGACGAAACGGACGGCAAGCGATTGACCCAACTGATCCTGAGCAGTCATTCGCCTGCGATCCTGCGGGCGTTGAAACGTGGCCAGGACGGGGGACGGCTCGATGCGGTCTACCTGGACGTGGTGACCCGGGTCCGCAAGGGTGAACCGCGTAGCCGGATCACCCGGAGCCGCCTGATCGGTGGTGATCAGCTTGCGTTGGATCTCGAAGGACCCAGCGGCGTGGTCACCAAGGCAGAGATTGCCGAATTCGAGGTCCTGGAGACGCTGGATCGCTGA
- the gatA gene encoding Asp-tRNA(Asn)/Glu-tRNA(Gln) amidotransferase subunit GatA: protein MSELTGMSAAQLAGLIADGSTSAVEVTRAHLDRIAGVDERVHAYLHVDADGALAAAGAVDAARAAGQPLGPLAGVPIAVKDVVTTRGVPTTAGSRILEGWHPPYDATIVARLRAAGMPILGKTNMDEFAMGSSTEYSAYGPTYNPWDLTRIPGGSGGGSAAAVAAFEAPLAIGTDTGGSIRQPGAVTGTVGAKPTYGGTSRYGLIAFSSSLDTPGPCARTVLDAALLHEAIAGHDPRDSTSIPAAVPPVVDAARAGASGDLTGVRLGLVTQFATGDGVEPGVQAAFRDAVDALTKLGAEIVEVSCPHFSYALPAYYLIAPSECSSNLARYDGVRYGLRSGDDGNRSLEEVMSLTRDQGFGPEVKRRIMLGTYALSSGYYDAYYGQAQKVRTLITRDFTAAFEQVDVLISPTTPFVAFPLGARTADPYQMYLADLFTIPTNLYGGPAISVPCGLADGLPVGLQVMAPTMADDRMYRVAAALESAVGTLTPPEL from the coding sequence ATGTCCGAACTCACCGGGATGTCCGCCGCGCAGCTCGCCGGGTTGATCGCCGACGGCAGCACCTCCGCCGTCGAGGTCACCCGCGCCCACCTCGACCGGATCGCCGGCGTCGACGAGCGGGTCCACGCGTACCTGCACGTTGACGCCGACGGCGCGCTCGCCGCCGCCGGGGCCGTCGACGCCGCCCGCGCCGCCGGGCAGCCACTCGGCCCACTGGCCGGCGTGCCGATCGCAGTCAAGGACGTCGTCACCACCAGAGGCGTGCCGACCACCGCCGGCTCCCGGATCCTCGAGGGCTGGCACCCGCCGTACGACGCGACGATCGTCGCCCGGCTGCGCGCAGCCGGCATGCCGATCCTCGGCAAGACCAACATGGACGAGTTCGCGATGGGCTCGTCGACGGAGTATTCGGCGTACGGGCCGACGTACAACCCGTGGGACCTGACCCGGATCCCCGGCGGATCCGGCGGCGGCAGCGCGGCCGCGGTCGCCGCGTTCGAGGCTCCGCTGGCGATCGGCACCGACACCGGCGGGTCGATCCGCCAGCCCGGCGCGGTCACCGGCACCGTCGGCGCCAAGCCGACCTACGGCGGCACCTCCCGGTACGGGCTGATCGCCTTCTCCTCCTCGCTGGACACCCCCGGCCCGTGCGCCCGGACCGTACTCGACGCGGCCCTGCTGCACGAGGCGATCGCCGGGCACGACCCGCGTGACTCCACCTCCATCCCGGCCGCCGTGCCACCGGTCGTCGACGCCGCCCGCGCCGGCGCCTCCGGCGACCTGACCGGAGTACGCCTCGGCCTGGTCACCCAGTTCGCCACCGGTGACGGCGTCGAGCCGGGCGTGCAGGCGGCGTTCCGCGACGCCGTCGACGCGCTGACCAAGCTGGGCGCCGAGATCGTCGAGGTCTCCTGCCCGCACTTCAGCTACGCGCTGCCGGCGTACTACCTGATCGCGCCGAGCGAGTGCTCGTCCAACCTGGCCCGCTACGACGGCGTCCGGTACGGGCTGCGCAGCGGCGACGACGGCAACCGGTCGCTGGAGGAGGTCATGTCGCTGACCCGCGACCAGGGCTTCGGCCCCGAGGTCAAGCGGCGGATCATGCTCGGCACGTACGCGCTGTCCAGCGGCTACTACGACGCCTACTACGGGCAGGCGCAGAAGGTCCGGACCCTGATCACCCGCGACTTCACCGCCGCGTTCGAGCAGGTCGACGTGCTGATCTCGCCGACCACGCCGTTCGTGGCGTTCCCGCTCGGGGCGCGTACCGCCGACCCGTACCAGATGTATCTGGCCGACCTGTTCACCATCCCGACCAACCTGTACGGCGGCCCGGCGATCTCGGTGCCGTGCGGGCTGGCCGACGGGCTGCCGGTCGGGCTGCAGGTGATGGCGCCGACGATGGCCGACGACCGGATGTACCGGGTCGCCGCTGCCCTGGAGTCGGCGGTCGGCACCCTCACCCCGCCGGAGCTCTGA
- the gatC gene encoding Asp-tRNA(Asn)/Glu-tRNA(Gln) amidotransferase subunit GatC produces MAAISREDVAHLARLSRLAVTEDELATFAGQLDVILQSVARVGEVAAEDIPPTSHSVPLTNVLREDVVVPGLSRADALAAAPDAEDGRFRVPRILDEEV; encoded by the coding sequence ATGGCCGCCATCTCCCGCGAGGACGTCGCGCACCTGGCGCGACTGTCGCGGCTGGCCGTGACCGAGGACGAACTGGCCACGTTCGCCGGCCAGCTCGACGTCATCCTCCAGTCCGTGGCCCGGGTCGGTGAGGTCGCCGCCGAAGACATTCCGCCCACCTCGCACTCGGTGCCGCTGACCAACGTGCTGCGCGAGGACGTCGTCGTACCCGGTCTCAGCCGTGCCGACGCGCTCGCCGCCGCACCCGACGCCGAAGACGGCCGGTTCCGGGTGCCGCGCATCCTGGACGAGGAGGTCTGA